The following coding sequences are from one Plasmodium gaboni strain SY75 chromosome 10, whole genome shotgun sequence window:
- a CDS encoding hypothetical protein (conserved Plasmodium protein, unknown function), with product MNEDSVCSFSSVTDDIDVDDDDSSFKNQKILEKGGLYEEKEGAKNWFAVENIKLRNKLKKIKYKYEKLQRNLNRKYELLKNKQDNVRNENLYVEIDKLLKKRRKGKTYKNSYIQTDITFLNNRFITWDSYFEDSEIKKCSSDGDIEILKKRRLSKNISAIKFTNAFKHITKKFNFNERYNKKKENKNLYHIPDGNKDYYISIKDINNNNNNNDNNIFNHVKEYINERNDFIYKNHEIHKNRFLYNFYTNDDIIYIKQITEKSSNVLKDIKLKNNVHNNYNKLKETTHHYINNNTDYYPNKQTNEINNSLYNKQHDQFIIKNNHNVNISENIQKDKKYIKNQHNNNHFINNKDNINSNTITNEQTKKEENNTKKKKKKKKKKKFPIQFNTTNIHNHHNLSCNKFNIKKNKQTYKDVLLKNIKMKLNQTCNNIVKVNENYSDHNKQIQCIKKTPENFQAQNLKHSYSTFQFLKNPHKQNETNNNHSNTIHNDNIDHHMNNKNYLTTNEILSKEKKKKNIFNSQKFFIENIYLKQNELQSQLRNQQKEKNYISQQECEKYPHEDNDEKYPHDYKDEKYPHDNIDQSALLTNNQITPHIKNVQKKKRKKDNSITNSNKEDSNYNEHINNNSYYNLFNIDDSDIILNENNFVFNNIDKSIEDIKKISLQYKKKAFLFYL from the exons atgaatgAAGACAGTGTATGTTCATTCAGTTCTGTGACAGATGATATTGATGttgatgatgatgattCCTCTTTTAAGAATCAGAAAATTTTAGAGAAAGGAGGATTGTATGAAGAGAAGGAAGGTGCAAAAAATTGGTTTGCTGTTgagaatataaaattaagaaataaattaaaaaaaatcaaatataaatatgaaaagCTACAAAGAAATTTGAATAGGAA aTACGAGCTACTGAAAAACAAACAAGATAACGTGCGCAATGAAAATTTGTATGTAGAAATTGATAAACTCCTAAAGAAAAGGAGGAAAGGAAAAACATACAAGAATTCATATATTCAGACAGATATAACTTTTTTAAACAATCGATTTATAACATGGGATAGCTATTTTGAAGATAgtgaaattaaaaaatgttctAGTGATGGTGATATAgagatattaaaaaaaagaaggttatcaaaaaatatcaGTGCAATTAAATTTACTAATGCTTTTAAACATATAActaaaaaatttaattttaatgaaagatataataaaaaaaaagaaaacaaaaatttatatcatattcCAGATGGAAATAaagattattatatttctataaaagatataaataataataacaataataatgataataatatatttaatcATGTTAAAGAATATATCAACGAAAGAAATGatttcatttataaaaatcatGAAATACATAAGAATCgatttttatataacttttatacaaatgatgatataatctatataaaacaaattaCAGAAAAGAGTTCTAATGTTCTTAAAGAcattaaattaaaaaataatgttcataataattataataaattaaaagaaacAACTCATCATTATATTAACAACAATACAGACTATTACCCAAATAAACAAActaatgaaataaataattctttatataataaacaacATGATCAgtttattataaaaaataatcataatgttaatatatCTGAAAATATTCAgaaagataaaaaatatataaaaaatcaACATAATAACAACCATTTTATAAAcaataaagataatataaattcaaATACTATAACAAACGAACAAActaaaaaagaagaaaataatacaaaaaagaaaaaaaagaaaaaaaaaaaaaaaaaatttccCATTCAATTTAATACAACAAATATACATAATCATCATAACTTAAGTTGTAATAAAttcaatataaaaaaaaacaaacaGACATATAAAGATGtacttttaaaaaatattaaaatgaaaCTGAATCAAActtgtaataatattgtaaaggtaaatgaaaattattCAGATCATAACAAACAAATACaatgtattaaaaaaactCCTGAAAATTTTCAAGCACAAAATCTTAAACATTCATACAGCACATTCcaatttttaaaaaatccTCACAAGCAAAAtgaaacaaataataatcatagTAATACTATacataatgataatattgatCATCATATGAACAATAAGAATTATCTAACCACAAACGAAATTTTATcaaaggaaaaaaaaaaaaaaaatatttttaatagtcaaaaattttttattgaaaatatatatctcAAGCAAAATGAATTACAATCACAATTAAGGAATCAAcaaaaggaaaaaaattatatatctCAACAAGAATGTGAAAAATATCCACATGAAGATAACGATGAAAAATATCCACATGATTATaaagatgaaaaatatCCACATGATAATATAGACCAAAGTGCTCTCTTAACAAATAACCAAATAACACctcatataaaaaatgtacagaaaaaaaaaagaaaaaaagacaATTCTATTACTAATAGTAACAAAGAGGATTCAAATTATaatgaacatataaataataattcttattataatttgtttAATATAGACGATTCagatattattttgaatgaaaacaattttgtttttaataatattgataagagtattgaagatataaaaaaaatttccttacaatacaaaaaaaaggCATTCCTTTTCtatttataa